The genomic interval GAGTCCGCAGAATACCATCGGGTTAATCTGACGATAGCCTGGCAGACGTTCAGGTGCAGGTTTCTTCGCATCCGTAATTGTATCACCGACACGCGTGTCCTTCACGTTCTTGATGCCCGCAACGACAAAACCAACATCGCCAACTGCAAGCTCCTTCACGATCGCCATGTTCGGCATGAATGCCCCAACCTCGATGACCTCGAATTCTGCTCCCGTTGCCATAAACTTAATTTTATTGCCTGCTTTGATGCTTCCATCCATAACTCGTACATAAACGATTACGCCTTTGTAGGGATCATAATGGGAGTCAAAAATAAGCGCTTTAAGCGGCTGATCTGGATCTCCTACTGGTGAAGGCATTTTCGTAACAACCTGCTCCAGTATTTCCTTAATGCCGATTCCCGCTTTTGCGGAAGCAAGTACCGCGTCGCTGGCGTCTAATCCAATGACATCTTCGATTTCCTGCTTTACCCGTTCAGGCTCCGCACTTGGCAAATCGATCTTGTTAATAACAGGTACGATCTCCAAATTGTTGTCTAACGCCAAGTATACGTTAGCCAGCGTTTGCGCTTCAATGCCTTGCGCAGCATCAACAACGAGCAATGCACCTTCACAAGCAGCGAGACTGCGTGAAACCTCGTATGTAAAGTCGACGTGTCCAGGCGTGTCAATCAGATTGAGTATATACTCGATCCCGTCATCTGCCTTATATGCCAAGCGTACCGCTTGCAGCTTGATGGTAATTCCGCGTTCCCGCTCCAAATCCATTTTGTCAAGAACCTGCTCTTGCATCTCGCGAGATGTCAAAGCGCCGGTAAATTCTAAGATCCGGTCAGCAAGCGTAGACTTTCCGTGGTCTATATGCGCGATAATGGAAAAATTCCTAATTCTCTTTTGTCGGTCACGTACGTCAGTCATGCCTAACCCCCACAATTTCCAATAATGCTAATCATTCCTCCTATTATATCAGTTAAGGGGAAGACCAGCAATGTTCATTATCACTTCGTCAGCCCATCGAATATAGATACGACCATTCGAATGCCTTCACTTGACATATTTTGCAGCAAACCAGAGGTTGAATCTGCGATCTTATTTACTGCTGGCTGGTCGCTCTTAAGCGGAAGACCAGGCATCCTTTCATTTTCGGCAGGAAAGGTTTCGGCCGTTTCTCCTATAGTTTCGTCATCATATGCAGCAAGTCGCTTTAGTTCTTTAAGCTCCTGCTCAAGCTGGGCAATCTTTTGCTGCTGTTCCTTCTGAAAATCATTAACTGGCTGCACATTCTGCTCTGTCTGCGGAATCTCTGTGTACCCGCTTGAGCCTTCTATAGGTCCATATATACGCTCGATGCCCGAAGAGGACATATCAATGCCATACATGATGATTATCGCCAAAGCACCACCTAGCACCGTCCATTTTAGCGCATTTCGTTTCACTTATTCTTCGCCCCCTCCTACTTTTTTGTTGATGCCTTCTCGTCTGCCCAGTAAATTTCGGAAATAACTGCTGCCAGCGCATCCGCTGTTCGATAGGACTCTTCGAGGGTGTTGTCTACGCCCCCTACTTCTATAAGCACATTATCCTCAGCTAGCGATTGATTGTATTCGGCATTGCCTGATGAGGCTGTTTTGCCCCAAATTCCGCGAGAGATGCCTGGATATTTTTTTTCGAGCGCTTCATGGATTTTTGTCGCAAAGGCTTCATTTTTTTCCCAATTGGGATTTTTATGGCCGATAATGAAATAAACCTGCGCGTAGCTTTTGCCATCAATATCGATGGTCGTTTCTTTCCGCCTTTGCGAGTCACGGTGAAGATCAAAGAAAAACTTCAAATCCTTGCTGCTGGCAATGGCTTCTTTCACCGTCTTCATCGAATATTTATAGGAATAATTCCAATCATAACCTTTAATCGCCGTTGGATAATCAGTGTTCGAGTGCTGTGCACCTACACCCTTCTCCTCCAGCTTTTGGGCAAGTCGTTTGCCAACAAGCGTAATATTTTTTGTACTAGAATTCGGGTCTTTCTTTTTATCTGTCAGCTCAGGGTACCAGGATTCGCGATTATGCGAGTGATAGATAAAAGCCACTTTTTTTCCGCCAGTCGTAGGTTTCGCCGGCTCCCCGTTATCACCTTCGCCAGTTCCTGAAGATGGCTTGTCTGTCTGTACCGGCAGCGGCTCCTCCTCATTTCCTTCTGTCGTCCCATTATTCGATACATCTGTTCCTGCATCCTCATGCAATTCGCCAAGCGGATCATATGTAATCGGTGCATTATCTTCCGGTCCCACCGCTGTATCCGTACCGATGCCCTTGCGAATTAAGTAAGCATCATTAACCCCCATGCCAGGCAGCTCGCCTGCAAGCAGGCTTTTAGGATCGTTAGGGTTAATATCCGTTAAAGCTCTCATAAGAAACGCGCTAATTTGCTTTGATGTAAACGTATCTGTCTCCCGACTGCTTTGAAATGCAGGCATCTCCATCTCTAGCATATCCCCAAAAAAACCGCTCGATACAGCAGCAGCAAAACCTTTCATTGAATTTACAGGCGAAGCTGTCGTTTGCTGATGAGCCATACCCGCTGCTCCTAACAAAATAAAAAATACCATTGAGCAAAATGAGAGCAACGCGAATGTACGTCCCGTTACTAGCAATTGTCTCACTCGTCTACTTTCCTTCCCTATATCAAGCAGCATAATTTTTCTTTTCATTGGTTTTTTACCTCCCGCTTCATAGTGCTAGCCGCATTAGTCACTACTAAACTATGAGAGTGATAGAGTTCATAGAACCAAATCTATGTGGAATAATTAGCGTTGATAGAGTTATAGGGATACAAAATAGCGAATCGCGCAAAAAAAGAAGCTGTCCAAAGGTTATGCCTTTAGAAAGCTTCCTTCTTAATTATACTAGGAATTTAATGCGTATACGCCGCAACATTGCTTGAATCAACCGCTTCGTGCAGCGATGCATTTAGCCCGCTTGCTATAATGTTGGCGATATCCTCTATAAATTCATCAATTTCCTTTGGCGTAACCAGCAGATCATGGCCAAGCGGGCTGAGCACTTCCCTAACGAGCTGCAGCCTCTCGTTTTCTTCCATCTGATTTACCAAACCTAAAATTTGATCCGAGTTTGCGCTTTGTTTCTTAAAATGACTGCTCATCATCTCAAGTGTGTTGTTGACGATGGTCGAAGCATAAACAACGGTAGGCACTCCGATCGCAATAACCGGGACACCTAAGATTTCTTTTGTAAGCCCTTTTCGTTTATTCCCGATGCCAGAGCCCGGATGAATGCCTGTATCTGCAATTTGGATCGTTGTATTCACTCTCTCTAATGCTTTAGATGCCAATGCATCAATCGCAATGACGAGTTCCGGACTCGTCTTCTCAACGATACCTTGAACGATTTCACTGGATTCTATACCCGTTATGCCAAGCACTCCAGGCGCTACCGCACTTACCGCGCGATAACCAGGCGCCACTTGATCAGGCATCAGTTCGAAAAAATGGCGAGTGACCATTACATTCTCAACAACAATTGGACCAAGCGCATCAGGCGTAACATTCCAATTGCCTAAACCTACAATTAGAACTCGCGCTGTTTTACTTATGGATAACCGTTCAAGGAAAGCTTCAAAATGTTTGGCAAACTGTGTCGCCACCCTATCCTGCAGTCCCGTATCCCCTTTTCGCAGCTCCGGAACCTCAATCGTCACATAATGCCCTTGCATTTTGCCAATGGCCTGAGCGCCTTGTTCGTTTTGTACATGCAGCTGCGTAATCGTTATTCCTTCATCTTCAGAAGTTTCGGATTGTATGCCTGGTATAGGCCCGCCGCTTGGCGCCTCTGCCATCTCCTTCGCTTCAAGCGCCAAGTCTGTTCTAACATTATATTTTTGCAAATCAAGTTCGTTCTCCATTGCTCATTCTCCCTTCAAACACCAGTTCTGATGTTATTGTTTGCAGATGGATTATTTTCATACTCGTAGATGAGCCTTCATCCTTACGGAATACAGTTTTTATAAGGAGCTTCCTGCTATTGCTTTTTGAGGAGTGGCATGATAATATACTTTAAGTTGTGTTGTCTAGGTTTATGATGTAGATAAACCGTTGTAAACAGTTTAGGAGGTGAATTCCATGCCAAATATTAAATCCGCGATTAAACGCGTTAAAACAAGTGAAAAGCGTCGTGCTTTGAATGCATCCCAAAAATCCGCACTTCGTTCGGCCGTTAAATCTGCTGACCAAGCTATCGCTGGCACTGATGTAGATGCTGCTAAAGCAGCTCTTATCGCTGCAACGAAAAAGTTGGACAAAGCAGCAACTAAAGGCCTGATTCATAAAAATGCGGCTTCCCGCAAAAAATCTCGTCTTGCTAAACGTCTGAATGCCCTTTCGGCTCAAGCCTAAGCAAGATAACCGCTCTTACGAATGACGTTGTCCATCTGGTCAACTGAAACTCGTTTAGCACAACAAAAAAAGCTTCACTGCTCTTATCGAGCGGTGAAGCTTTTTTGTTTTTCCATGCTGCTTATCAGCTGCTCACATAAAAAAAGGCAATGGAAAGAACGCTATGCGCCCTTCTCCATGCCAAGTGAAAGCAAATACAGCTCTAAACCGAGCGTTTTATCAATTGCTCCGGTTTTCATTTTATAATCGAGATCTGCAAGTGAAGCCAACAGCCTGCCAAGTCTAGCCACTTGAAATTTCCGGCTTTTCTCCGCGGCAAGCTTGACTGCGTATGGATGCAAGCCTAATTGGCCAGCCATTTGCTGAGGGGAATAGTGATGCTGCTCCAGCTCTTTGATTTGCAGCATGATTCTTAATTGCCTAGCGATAAGAGCGGCGATCTTGATTGGTTCTTCACGACGAACCAGCAATTCTCTGTACAGTCGAATAGCCTTGTCCAAACGAAGCTCAGCGATCGCATCCACAAGCGCAAATACGTCCTCCTCAACTGTTGCTGCAGTTAGCATAGATGCCGTCTCTACATCAATGACACCGCCTGTTCCCGCGTGCAAGCACAGCTTGTCCACTTCCTGCGACAATTGCTGCATATTCGCTCCGGCTCGTGATAGGAGCAGCTCAGCCGCATCTGAAGACAAGGTTCTTTGCTGATCTGTTGCCCGCTTAATCATCCATTGCTTAAGCTGAGCCGCGTCGAGTTCAGGGAACGGAACTAAGGAATGACGATCCTTTAACGTTTTTACAAGCTTTCGACGTTCATCCAGCTTCTCTGATTGGACAGAAATAACGATAATGGATGTCTCTGAAGGATACTCCATATACTGTATCAGCTTCTCAGGACGATGCTCAAGCTTTCCGCCTTCCTTGCCCCCAGCACACAGCACAGTCGCATCTCGTATTAAAATCAGCTTCCGCTGCACAAAAAAAGGCGATGTTTCCGCTTCAAGAACCGCTTCTTCAATCGAGGTTTCCGCAGTATCAAATTTAACAATGCCAAGCTCTCGCTCCTCAGCTGTAAACATCGCCTCGGTCAATACGTTAATAAATTGCTGCAGCCGATATCGATCCTTGCCATACAGCACATAAATGGGACGGAAGCGTCCGCCCTTTATTTCTTTTAATGCTTCCTTTGCATCCATACCTTCACCTCGTCACGAGTAAGTACAATTAGACGGCAACAAAGGGATGAGCCATATAAAGCCTCATCCCTTTGCCGAACATCTATATAAACATTCGCAGGCAGGTCCATGGTACCGCCCTGCGGATGGTCATACGACGTTAAGGATTCGTCGCAGACACTATCGCTGCTAACATTATACGCATAAATCGATGTAAATGTGCGTAATAACCCTTAATTTTTGCAGTCCGCAATCTGTGCTCAAACGAGCAGTTTCCAAGCTAATGCCCTGCCTTCTGCTCCGTCAGCGTAGATAAATCGATCACATACTTCTCAATTGCTCCTTGTTCAACATGAACCTCGTAGGTCAGCTTTTTGCTGTCCTCAGACCAGATGAGATTGAGCAGCTCACCATTTTTGCGCGGTGATGTGAAGACGATAGATTTATCGGCAGCAGCAACAACTTTAATTTTAAAATTTTCAGCCGTGCCGCTATAAAGGCCATCGGGTGAAACCGTTGCCGTGCTGTTCGTATTCATACCTAAACCATTCTCGCCTTCGTTTTCAACCAATCCTTCAGAAGGATTCGAAGTTAAGCCTTTGACTGAGCCATCCTCAAATGACCCGCCATCAGGCGCTTTGTCTTCTTCATTGGTTAAAGGATTGATTGCGGTACTCTTGGACGATGGCGCTGAATCGGCATCTTTATCTTTAGTTGCCGTTTCCGTCTTCACTTCTGGGTCTTCAGCACCGTTAGCGCTCGCTCTATAAGACATTTCCACTGGCGTATCGTTCATCATATCAGCCGCGACGTTATTCGATTGCTTGGCTGAAGATTCTGATGCATTCATATCGCCAATCGAGCCTGAATTATACGTTACGATAAACAGCCCTGCAACGATTCCGGCTGCGATCACACCACTCATAATGCGCATGGACGGCCAGCGGCGTTGACGCTTCGAAAGACGTTTTGTTGCTTCCGTTCTGCTAACCATGGATGGCGGTTCCGCTTCAGCCTGACCAAACAGTTCCATCCGCTCTAATTGAGGCATAATCGCATCGACTAAGCTATAGCTCGGCATAACTTTTGGCAAACTGGTAAGCTCGGCGGACAATAGCTGTAACCGCTCGAACATGGCTGCACAGTCCGGACACTGTCTAGTATGATTCATCAAGACTTCGATTTCGCTTTCATCGAGATCGTTGTCTAGCTGTCTTTGCATTAGTTCCATCACCTCTTGACAATTCATCCCCGGACACCACCTTTCTGATAATCATGGAGTAAAGTCTGCAGCTGTTGCCTAGCTCTGAATAAATAGGATTTCACTGTATTGAGCGGCAAATCGAGCGAATCTGCAATTTCATTGTAAGAGAAATCCTGTAAATACCGAAGGACGACGACCGCACGATGATGCTCAGGAAGCTTGTCGATAGCGGCTTGAATGTCTTTAACAGCGTAAGCAGACATTACCTCGTCCTCCACGTTTTGTTTTTCGTGGAATACCATGTCGTGCTCATCTATTGAGACGGTCGGTTTATTTCTCCGAAACTTGTCAATGCAAATGTTGGTTACAATACGTTGAATCCATGTTTTGAACTGCGCTTTTTCTTCGTACGAGCCTATTTTTGTATAGATGCGAATTAGCGCTTCTTGCGCTGCATCAAGGGCATCCTGTTCATTATTTAATATATAATAGGCTGTCCGATAAACATGCGTTTCAATCTCTCGCAATAGAGTAATTAAAGCGTCGCGATCTCCCGACTGAGCGGCTCTTATAAGCTCCGGCTCCACCACGAAGGATCCCCCTCTCTTGCAACCATTCTGACGAACTGGTTGCGGTAAAAGTTGCAGATAAATTAGAAATATTACTTTATTTTTTTTAGTAAGTTTTAACAAGCAAAGCGATTGTCCCCAAGCGGACCGTCTTAAATGCACGAAGCAGGAAAAAAACCATAAAAAATTTACAGATACTCGCTATGCTGTGAAAGAATCGAAATAAACTCCACATTAAAGGATACCAAATTTCAACTAACTCGTATATAGAAAGAAGTCGAATACCTTTGAAAACGGCTCGACTTCTTTATTCCTAAGTATGAATGATTTTCATATGATTTGCGAATTTAGGTACGGAAAGATGAAAACAGGCTTTCTATCCGCATTTTTTCGATACCCGCCTTACTTAATTTTTGTATACGTAAATAAATCTTGGCTGGTTACAATAAACCGTACCTCGCCATCACGATCTGTTCGCCACAAAGCGGTTCCCGCTTGATTTAATCGAGAAATCACATCTGGACTAGGATGGCCATAGGTGTTTGTCGCTCCAACAGAAGCTACTGCTCCAAGCGTACGCTAATAATCGAGCCACTCTGTGCTTGTTGAAAAACGACTGCCATGATGTGCAACCTTCATAACTGAGACAGTCTTTTCATTTGATTCCATTATATTTTGCTGCCGCTCATTTCTTATAATGGCGCGTTCCGTGGCTGCATTAATATCACCGGTAAACAAGAAGATCGACTGAAAAAGCTGAACACTAAGCACAACACTGGCTTCATTCTGTTCCTCAAGTTGAGCCACCGCTTCCTCTTTTTGCGCCAATGGCCACAGAACGCTTATCTTCGTATTTGCATCTACCTGCTGCTTCATGCCCGCAGACGCGCTGTACATTGGAATTCCCAGTGCAATTGCCTGCTTAATAAGCTGCTGAGCATCATCTGCTTCCTTCAGCGTTCCGTTCCACCAAATGCTGCGTATTGGAAATGTCTCCAAAACCGCTTTTAAACCACGGATATGATCGCTATCCAAATGTGAAATGACGAGGATGTCAATCTCGCGCACGCCTCTTTTCATTAGTAAAGGCACAAGCACCTTTTTCCCAATTTCAAAAGGGTCGCTCCGCTCCTTCCACTCTTCTCCCGGCTTGCGGAAGCTCATCGTACCTCCGCCATCGATTAAAATATGCTTGCCGCCGGGTGTTCGGATATGTACAGCATCGCCTTGACCAACATCTATAAAACTAACTTCTGCCTGACGGTTAAATAAATCCGGTTCAAAGGCATAAAAAATCATAATCAAAACTAACGCTAACAGCAGATATTGGCTGATCCTTAGCTTTTTACTGTTTTCTTTAACCACTATGTAAGGATGAACCGCTCCAATTGGCGCTGTCTCCTCTATGGTCGCTGCTTCTTCCTCATGTTTCGCAGCGATTTGCATCGTCCAACTGCGCAAAATCCGAAATATAACACCAAATATAATCAACCAAGCTGCCACCCACCAAAGAGGCGGAGTTGCCCAAATCGTCCTTAGTGAATCCACTTCGGACAGCTGCTCGACGAAAGCAAACGTCCATTCATTCGCGAAATGCGAGAAATAGGCCAGCAGCTTGCCGCCGCCCTCCCAAGGTATCGCGAGCAGGAGCGATACTGCGCCAAGCGGCATAACGATAAAGCTGATGAACGGAACGAGTACAAAATTCGCGAGCATAGACAACACATGAAACTGATTGAAATAATAAATCGTCAGGGGAAAGGATACAATCTGCGCGACGAGCGTAACCGCTGCCAGATCAAGCAGTGATTTTCCTCTGCGCCACCTCGGCATCGCTTGCCGTACAGGCTGGACTCCGACAATTAGACCGATCGTTACAATGAACGACAGCTGAAAGCTGACATCCTCGATAAAATAGGGATCATAAATAAGCATGAGCACAGCAGCAGCAGCTAGCAGATGCAGCCCATCCTTCAGCTTGCCCATCCGGGCTGCCAATAGCCCAAGAACGGACATTAGACCCGCGCGGACTACCGATGGGGACGCGCCGGCAAGCAGCACATACATGGGAACGGATAACATGAGGATGAGCAGCATTCGTTCGCGGCTTATACGTGCGAGGTGCAGCAGTCCGCTAAGCGCATAAAGGAATACAGCAACATGGAGGCCCGAAATCGCTAAAATATGCGTTAAACCAAGCCTTGAAAATTGCTGGAACTGCTCTGGATCGAGGTCCTCGCGAATGCCGAGGACCAGCCCCTTCATGTATCCGGACTGCGAGGACGGATACAGCTGTTCCATCTGCGCGCCAAGCCATGCGCGCGCGTTGTCGACGCGGCCGAGCAGCGCGGCCGCGGTCCACTTGGGGCCCGGCGCCGGCTTTACGGCGGCGGTGCCCTTCACTTTGAGCAGCCAGTGGATTCTCTGGCTGCTGAGGTAGCGGCGGTAATCAAATCTGCCGCTATTGGATGCGCCAGCCGGCCGCGTAAGCTCGCCGGCAAGGCGCACTTTGGCGCCGCGCTGCCAAGCCGCGGCGATAGCCTGCTCCGGCTGTTCAATCAACCAGACATGCACGATCAACCGCTCGCGCAACGGCTGCGCAGCGGCTTCACCTTGAACGTGGATGCTGTGCGCCTCCACGCGAAACATCGCGCGGTCGCCGTCGACCTCCACCGCCGACACAATAACGCCCTCCGCTTCCGCCGCATACGCAGCTCGCGGTCCATCCGCCTCAGCGGCGGCAAGCAGTGCTGGCAGCGCAGTCACGTTGCGGGCATCCGCCCATAACCGCTCTCCTGCGGCAAGGCACACTGCCAAAGCACAAGCTGCCGCGAGCTGCCACGTCGCTTGCTTGCCAAGCACTGCGGCGGTCGCGAGTAATATTCCCGCTCCCGCCGCAAGCCAAACGCCGCTGTTGTTCAATCCAGCAGCAGCCGCGCCCCCAAATACCCAACAAATCGCAAACCAAATTAAAGGACGTCGATTCACCTCTAGCTCCCTCCAATTCACAAAGCCTCATAACAAAAAAAGAACCTCTGTCGCATCAAAAGATGCAATCAGAGGTTCCTCCTCGTTTCTACTATTTCATGAACAACGCTATGATGTTACATCCATATGCGCCTGAGCAGGTGGCTCGTAATGATCCAAACAACGGAAAACAATACCTTTCTGGGCCATCATATTGCTCACCTTTTCACTGTCTTTCGGATAACTGCGATGATAGACGATTTCGATAACACCGCTGTTCGCAAGCATGTTAGCGCATGTCCAGCAAGGTTGGTCGGTTACATAAACGGTTGAGCCTTCGCGATCGGTACGATCGGTGAACAGCAGCAAATTTTGCTCCGCATGTATCGTTCGAATACAGCGTTGTTTCTTGAATGGCTGCTCCTTGCCGTCAACCAGCTTCATCTCAACTTCCTCCGAAATCATGCAGCCTGCCTCGAGACAATCCTGCACGCCCATCGGAGCACCGTTATACGCTGTGCCAAGCAGTTTTTTTCCTTGTACAAGAACAGCTCCAACATGTCTGCGCGGACAACGCGAGCGCGTCGAAACCATATAGGCAATATCCATGAAGTAGGTGTCCCAGTCCTTGCGGTCGGCATCCTTCGTTTGGGTGCTCATAACTCAACTTCCTCTCTCATGCTGCATCTGATGATCTCTGGTTGCATTTATTTATCGTATATTTCTTCGTTAAAGCTGATTCATTATCAAGTGGACACTAAAGCGTTTAGGCTTAGGCTTGGCTGGCAGCAATGGCTTGCTCAATATCCGCCAAAATATCATCAATGCCTTCTGTACCGATCGATAGACGAATCATGCCTGGAGAAACGCCCGCATTAGCTTGCTGTTCCTCAGACAATTGCAGATGTGTTGTGCTTGCTGGATGAATAATTAGCGACTTGGAATCGCCGACATTCGCCAAATGCGAGAATAGCTGAACGGAGTTGATCACTTTCTTGCCCGCTTCTACTCCGCCTTTAATGCCAAATGTCATAATTGCGCCTTTACCCTTCGGCAAATATTTTTGGGCAAGGTCATAGGATGGGTGGCTTGGAAGTCCTGGATAGCTAACCCACTCAACCGCTTCATGGCCTTCCAAATATTCAGCTACCTTTTGCGCATTTGAGCTATGGCGCTCCATACGAAGATGCAGCGTCTCAAGTCCTTGAAGCAATAGGAAGGAGTTGAAAGGTGAAATGGCAGCACCCATATCTCTTAGCAATTGGACGCGCGCTTTAATGATATAAGCGACAGGGCCAACTGCATCGGTGTAAACAACGCCATTGTAGCTTGGATCTGGCTCAGTAAGACCAGGGAATTTGCCGCTGGCTTTCCAGTCAAACTTGCCGCCGTCTACAATGATACCGCCGATTGATGTTCCATGTCCGCCGATAAATTTAGTCGCGGAATGCACTACAATGTCTGCTCCATGTTCAATCGGTCTGCACAAGTATGGGCTCGGGAATGTATTGTCCACGATAAATGGAATGCCATTCTCATGTGCAATTGCAGCAACCGCTTCAAGATCGATAACATCGCCCTTCGGATTTCCGATCGTTTCAGCATATACTGCTTTCGTACGCTCGTTGATTGCTCCGCGGAAGTTTTCCGGATTCGACGGATCAACAAATCTTACAGTGA from Paenibacillus sp. FSL K6-3182 carries:
- a CDS encoding sigma-70 family RNA polymerase sigma factor — translated: MVEPELIRAAQSGDRDALITLLREIETHVYRTAYYILNNEQDALDAAQEALIRIYTKIGSYEEKAQFKTWIQRIVTNICIDKFRRNKPTVSIDEHDMVFHEKQNVEDEVMSAYAVKDIQAAIDKLPEHHRAVVVLRYLQDFSYNEIADSLDLPLNTVKSYLFRARQQLQTLLHDYQKGGVRG
- a CDS encoding DNA internalization-related competence protein ComEC/Rec2; translation: MNRRPLIWFAICWVFGGAAAAGLNNSGVWLAAGAGILLATAAVLGKQATWQLAAACALAVCLAAGERLWADARNVTALPALLAAAEADGPRAAYAAEAEGVIVSAVEVDGDRAMFRVEAHSIHVQGEAAAQPLRERLIVHVWLIEQPEQAIAAAWQRGAKVRLAGELTRPAGASNSGRFDYRRYLSSQRIHWLLKVKGTAAVKPAPGPKWTAAALLGRVDNARAWLGAQMEQLYPSSQSGYMKGLVLGIREDLDPEQFQQFSRLGLTHILAISGLHVAVFLYALSGLLHLARISRERMLLILMLSVPMYVLLAGASPSVVRAGLMSVLGLLAARMGKLKDGLHLLAAAAVLMLIYDPYFIEDVSFQLSFIVTIGLIVGVQPVRQAMPRWRRGKSLLDLAAVTLVAQIVSFPLTIYYFNQFHVLSMLANFVLVPFISFIVMPLGAVSLLLAIPWEGGGKLLAYFSHFANEWTFAFVEQLSEVDSLRTIWATPPLWWVAAWLIIFGVIFRILRSWTMQIAAKHEEEAATIEETAPIGAVHPYIVVKENSKKLRISQYLLLALVLIMIFYAFEPDLFNRQAEVSFIDVGQGDAVHIRTPGGKHILIDGGGTMSFRKPGEEWKERSDPFEIGKKVLVPLLMKRGVREIDILVISHLDSDHIRGLKAVLETFPIRSIWWNGTLKEADDAQQLIKQAIALGIPMYSASAGMKQQVDANTKISVLWPLAQKEEAVAQLEEQNEASVVLSVQLFQSIFLFTGDINAATERAIIRNERQQNIMESNEKTVSVMKVAHHGSRFSTSTEWLDY
- the lepA gene encoding translation elongation factor 4 — translated: MTDVRDRQKRIRNFSIIAHIDHGKSTLADRILEFTGALTSREMQEQVLDKMDLERERGITIKLQAVRLAYKADDGIEYILNLIDTPGHVDFTYEVSRSLAACEGALLVVDAAQGIEAQTLANVYLALDNNLEIVPVINKIDLPSAEPERVKQEIEDVIGLDASDAVLASAKAGIGIKEILEQVVTKMPSPVGDPDQPLKALIFDSHYDPYKGVIVYVRVMDGSIKAGNKIKFMATGAEFEVIEVGAFMPNMAIVKELAVGDVGFVVAGIKNVKDTRVGDTITDAKKPAPERLPGYRQINPMVFCGLYPIETQDYNDLRDALEKLELNDASLKYEPESSTALGFGYRCGFLGLLHMEIIQERIEREFNIPLITTAPSVIYKITLTNGETMEIDNPSNYPEAGKLDFVEEPFVKAAIIVPNDYVGAIMELCQNKRGEFVNMEYLDLNRVTLTYQLPLSEIVYDFFDQLKSSTKGYASFDYEISGYRRSNLVKMDIMLNNEQVDALSVIVHRDRAYQRGKVICEKLKELIPRQMFEVPIQASIGNKIISRETVKAMRKNVLAKCYGGDISRKRKLLEKQKEGKKRMKQVGSVEVPQEAFMAVLKIGED
- a CDS encoding stage II sporulation protein P gives rise to the protein MKRKIMLLDIGKESRRVRQLLVTGRTFALLSFCSMVFFILLGAAGMAHQQTTASPVNSMKGFAAAVSSGFFGDMLEMEMPAFQSSRETDTFTSKQISAFLMRALTDINPNDPKSLLAGELPGMGVNDAYLIRKGIGTDTAVGPEDNAPITYDPLGELHEDAGTDVSNNGTTEGNEEEPLPVQTDKPSSGTGEGDNGEPAKPTTGGKKVAFIYHSHNRESWYPELTDKKKDPNSSTKNITLVGKRLAQKLEEKGVGAQHSNTDYPTAIKGYDWNYSYKYSMKTVKEAIASSKDLKFFFDLHRDSQRRKETTIDIDGKSYAQVYFIIGHKNPNWEKNEAFATKIHEALEKKYPGISRGIWGKTASSGNAEYNQSLAEDNVLIEVGGVDNTLEESYRTADALAAVISEIYWADEKASTKK
- the gpr gene encoding GPR endopeptidase — protein: MENELDLQKYNVRTDLALEAKEMAEAPSGGPIPGIQSETSEDEGITITQLHVQNEQGAQAIGKMQGHYVTIEVPELRKGDTGLQDRVATQFAKHFEAFLERLSISKTARVLIVGLGNWNVTPDALGPIVVENVMVTRHFFELMPDQVAPGYRAVSAVAPGVLGITGIESSEIVQGIVEKTSPELVIAIDALASKALERVNTTIQIADTGIHPGSGIGNKRKGLTKEILGVPVIAIGVPTVVYASTIVNNTLEMMSSHFKKQSANSDQILGLVNQMEENERLQLVREVLSPLGHDLLVTPKEIDEFIEDIANIIASGLNASLHEAVDSSNVAAYTH
- the holA gene encoding DNA polymerase III subunit delta — translated: MDAKEALKEIKGGRFRPIYVLYGKDRYRLQQFINVLTEAMFTAEERELGIVKFDTAETSIEEAVLEAETSPFFVQRKLILIRDATVLCAGGKEGGKLEHRPEKLIQYMEYPSETSIIVISVQSEKLDERRKLVKTLKDRHSLVPFPELDAAQLKQWMIKRATDQQRTLSSDAAELLLSRAGANMQQLSQEVDKLCLHAGTGGVIDVETASMLTAATVEEDVFALVDAIAELRLDKAIRLYRELLVRREEPIKIAALIARQLRIMLQIKELEQHHYSPQQMAGQLGLHPYAVKLAAEKSRKFQVARLGRLLASLADLDYKMKTGAIDKTLGLELYLLSLGMEKGA
- a CDS encoding zf-HC2 domain-containing protein; its protein translation is MNCQEVMELMQRQLDNDLDESEIEVLMNHTRQCPDCAAMFERLQLLSAELTSLPKVMPSYSLVDAIMPQLERMELFGQAEAEPPSMVSRTEATKRLSKRQRRWPSMRIMSGVIAAGIVAGLFIVTYNSGSIGDMNASESSAKQSNNVAADMMNDTPVEMSYRASANGAEDPEVKTETATKDKDADSAPSSKSTAINPLTNEEDKAPDGGSFEDGSVKGLTSNPSEGLVENEGENGLGMNTNSTATVSPDGLYSGTAENFKIKVVAAADKSIVFTSPRKNGELLNLIWSEDSKKLTYEVHVEQGAIEKYVIDLSTLTEQKAGH
- a CDS encoding deaminase, whose product is MSTQTKDADRKDWDTYFMDIAYMVSTRSRCPRRHVGAVLVQGKKLLGTAYNGAPMGVQDCLEAGCMISEEVEMKLVDGKEQPFKKQRCIRTIHAEQNLLLFTDRTDREGSTVYVTDQPCWTCANMLANSGVIEIVYHRSYPKDSEKVSNMMAQKGIVFRCLDHYEPPAQAHMDVTS
- the rpsT gene encoding 30S ribosomal protein S20: MPNIKSAIKRVKTSEKRRALNASQKSALRSAVKSADQAIAGTDVDAAKAALIAATKKLDKAATKGLIHKNAASRKKSRLAKRLNALSAQA